tattttataaacACAATGTCGTGGCTAGGATCCTTTTGTGAGTTGAAGATCCTCTTTTTATTGATAGCTAGAGAGGATTGATTAATGTGAATTCAGTATTAGACATTAAAAAGCCCAGTGGATTGAATTGTCGTTGTAGCTGTAAATTAGGAGCATAATAATAGATGCTTATGAATTGGACGCTTTTGATTTAGTGAGATATTGCGAGAGCAGGTAATAATAATCGCAGATTGCAAATTATGGTTCTTTTTGCTATTTTCAAGGAGGAAGAATTAGGATCTATGATCTATGAATAATATTgtttgatacttgatgggcatCAGCTTTTGGATGTTAGGTCTTTTAGAAAACAAGGATTATTTCCCACTATGACCAGTCCTTTAATGAACAGGTAGACTTTAATGGAatgagatgattttttttcacaatgaaattataaatttctcggttaacctgaaatGTCatgcctccactactgctctgcgatcgattccaaatccaatgaggtcgatgtcgtccgcaaagcccaggagcatatacgACCCTGTGATGAttgtgccgttcctctgcacgccagatctcctaatagcgccttcgagttgacacttcgtctgcaatccgaatacttgatttcgagttATCCAGCGTATcaatctaatcagtttcgccggaaaaccatgttcggacattatctgccacagctcatttctcttcactgaatcgtacgctgctttgaaatcaatgaacagatggtgagtctgcaagttgtactcccggaatttatcaaggatcatccgcaggctaaacatctgatccgtcgttgaacggtcctcacgaaaacctgcctggtattcgccgacaaagGACTCCTCAaacggtctcagtctgttaaacagagaAAGCGATaaaattttgtacgccgagttcagaagggtgatccctttGTAATTGGCGCACTCTGGTCATTGACCTTTCTTACAGATttggcatatgaggccatccaaccaaccggcaagcagttcttcatcctcccatattttctggataatgtggtggatcgaTTAATGCAGCTGCTCatttccgtgtttgagaagctcggcCGGGATCTAGTtgttcccagcagctttactgttttcagctcgtttagagccttctttacctcgtccgGCGTTGATGGTTCCACAGCGTGACCGTCGCCGaatatgtccatcctgctcataaatacaccttcattttcaccgttcaacaaatcttcgaagtgctccttccaccttgcTGCAAATTCCCCGGGCACTTgtgcagtcttatgccgcgcgccattgacgtTGCGTAAAACCTGCGCATAtcatttctatccatgttctcctgcgcttcagctatcacacacTCTACGTGTTGCCTTTCATTCTGTGGTGGATCAGTGTTGGtggaatcatgctcaaatcaaTCATCGAAGCATCATGCGCGAGCTAACTCgtttgcgattctgtagggacatcatcgcgcttgagttttcCACGCAGAATCGTATCGTTTCGCTCATCCGCcgaaaaataatttcgttccAAAAAAACGTCTAAATCCATTCAAAGCGTATCTACGTATGGATTTattatccattgttttaagcaaagatGTTCGAATTTGAGAATTTCCCAACACTGCGAAtttgtttctcttctgcccttgctacactgtaccgctctctgctGGAACGGGTACGATCCACTAGCATTCAACTCCTAGCAGCATTTTTCTCGTTTATCagtcgctggcactcctcatcaaaccaaccatttcgttggcatcGCTGTGCAGTGTCTAACACTTCCTGcactgttgtagtcacagcttcgtggatatttccCCACAATCCGGTCGCATCTCCTACCCGTTCGTCCAGAATTAGCTGAAATATCAAACATACCTAAATGCAAGGAAAGCATTCATGATTCGAATGGCCGGGTTCGATCGATCcatgaaaaatattgtttacCGGCGGAGCAACATACGCAAGTTTATGAAGCGGACGACGACGAAAACCGACCAAGCAATTTGGATAAATCCTCGgaaatttactaaaataaaagaCTATCGAAATAAACGTGTTTGTCGTAACTTGTATTTCACATGAATGAATGACATTAGTTTTCATAACCGGAAACGAGCGATCCTTATCTTCTCTTCGTCTTGATGGTTTTCCTGTAAGGGTAATTTTCTTGCGCTGTCAGATCAGGGATCGTTTAAACATTCAGTAACATACACCCCGCCTTAAGGCGGATGCCTTAATTGGATGGTAGCAACACCAGTTTATGAACAGGTCTTTGATACGTAGTTTGCCCTCTTTGAAGAGTCACGTTACGTACCAGCCCACTTCGATCGGGATGAACTGCTTTGATCCGAGCGAGCTCCCAATATGCTGGAGGAGCATTGTCATTCTTCACCAGCACCAAGTCAGCTACCTTCAGGTTATCCTGTGGTTCCTGCCATTTATTCCTGACTTGCAACGATGACACATACTCCCCTTTAAAGCGATTCCACAAATCTCCcactttgataagaaaattattttgagctttttaatggaatgttttcacctgtcataagacgagtttatacaatcccattgaattccactacttaattgtatcttgacagatacgtatttcgacctcaacagtaaggccgtcttcagtgtctcgtacttgactcgacttattcGTAGTCAAGTAGTGActcgtagtcgagtcaagtacgagacactgaagacggccttactgttgaggtcgaaatacgtatctgtcaagatacaattaagtggtggaattcaatgggattgtataaactcgtcttatgacaggtgaaatcTCCCACTATTTTACGTAGACGTTGATATTTATCTAGGCGGTTCTCAGGCAGCGATGCAACTTCTGGTTCAGGAATAAGGTTGATAGGCTGGCCGATTATGAAATGACCAGGGGTCAATGCTTCGCAGGAATCAGTAGACGGTGACAGTGCACACAACGGTCGCGAATTCAGACATGCCTCTATCTGCGTCAGTATAGTCGTCAAATCTTCGTAGGTCACCGTTTGTTTGCCAAGAACGACCCGCAAGTGTTTTTTCATGCTCTTTACTGCACTCTCCCATATTCCGCCCATGTGAGGGGCAGACGGCGTTATGAAGCTCCACTTTATTCCAAGGCTACTCAAATAACGTTCAATTTCAGAATCAAAGCTGGCTGACTTTAAAAGTTCTTTCAGCTGTCGGTCAGCACCAATAAAATTGGTTCCGTTATCTGACCATATTTGGCTTGGCAAGCCTCGTCTACTGCAAAATCGTTTCAACGCCGATATGAAAGCACTTGATGACAAGTCTGTAACTGCCTCCAGGTGAGTAGCTTTTGTCCCAAGACAAACAAATACCGCTATATAACCTTTTATTGTCTTTGTAGTTCTCAAAATACTGGCTTTCAAAATTATTGGACCCGCATAATCAACTCCGACGTTTTCGAATGCACGAGCACCAACTATCCTCACAGTTGGTAGACTTCCCATAAGCTGCTTCGTGGTTTTGGCCTTCCATCTAACGCACCgtacacagttattaactacatTACGAATAATTGATTGGCACCCAAGAATCCAATACTTTTGATTAAGAGTAGCGACCAGAAAGGTTGGTCCCGCATAGAGATTCTTGGTAATCAGGAGTTCAGTATATCGATGGCACTTTGGAAGAATGATGGGGTGTTTCATCTCGAAAGGCTGCACGAAGAGTGCCTTTCCCATCTAGAAACGGAAACAAAGATTTTATCCGACTTTTAGACGATAATTGATCACCTCTTTCGATGCACTCTATGTCTTTCTGAAAAGCATCATGCTGTGCAAATCGAACAATTTGCAAGTTTGCTTCCTGTATCTCCGCTGGATTCAATTCGCTACCAACGCGTTGGCCATCTCGTCTGTTCGCCATCAAGTGGTTTTTGAATCGATTGATCCAAGCTAAAGTGCGTTGCATAAATTGCAGAGATGAAAATCGTCCCAAGAGATATTTCTCAACTTCGTACGAAGTTTTCAATACTGAGTGTGTAGATACCAAGCATTGCATGGTATACACATTTTCCACCATGGCCGGTCCAGGAACTACAGACGAAGATGGATAGTCTTTCCAGGTTTCTTCAAGCTGATATAACCAGGGAGGGCCGTTCCACCATAAAATGTACTCTACCAACTCTTCAGGGCACAAGCCTCTTGATGCACAGTCAGCCGGGTTTTCTGTCGATGAAATATGACTCCACTTGTTTCGAGGTAGAAACTCCAAGATCGATGAAGTACGATTGGCCACATACGTCTTCCATTTTTGTGGGTGAGAGGACAACCACCCAAGAACAATTTTCGAGTCTGTCCATGCATGGCAAGTAACTTCCAGATGCGCGAATGACTGTAGAAGCTGCTTCATTAAATCAGTAAGCTGCGTTGAGCTCCAACCGTGGAAGTGAAACTTGTTGGAGCGGAGCCACTTTTGTTTTGCTTGCTACTATTGACACGGATACGTTACCTTGTTGATCAGTTGCTCGGACGCATCTGCAAATCCTAACAGTTGAAGTTTATCCTCACAATTGGGAATCCATCGGGAAACACGGATCTTCTCAACTGATTGCAGCTCACTCTTTATCTTGTTCCACTCGTTATTAACCAGTGCTGGCAAAGGATCATCCCACTGCAAGTCCTGTAACCACAGCGACGGACGATGATGGGAGCGATCCACCCCAAATGATCAAAGAGTCTAGCTGTATCTGATAACATTTGACGTTTTGTATACTGGTTTTGAGATCCATTTTCAACTGAAACACAAACGTATCAGTATCAGGATACCAGTGTATGCCTAATGCCTTAACTGATTCTGTTTCCGTTGACAAATGTACTACTCTCAAACAAACGAGGCTCGTTCGATGACCACTTCCGTAAATTGAACCCTGCTGCTGATGTTATCTGGATTATGTCATTCCGCAATATGATTGCTTCTTCCAATGTGTTGGCACTAGAGAGGAGGTCGTCCAcataaaaattcttcaaaatgcgATCTGCTGCTTCGGGATACTTTGATTGGCTCTCTCTTGCTGCCTGACGAAGGGATTCAATTGCCAAGTACGGAGCACATGAGCTACCATATGTAACTGTGAGTAGTCTGTAATGCACTGGAGATTGTTCAGACTCGGCTGCCCATACAATGCGTTGATAATCGGTATCTTCTTTGTGTATTTTTACTTGCCGATACATTTTTTCTGCATCAGCTGTGAATGCAACGGCGTAGGTTTTGAAGCGAGTGAATACAATCGGAACATCTTCAGTAGTTTTCGGTAATCGATCATTCAACGATACACCTGATGTTGTTTTACTTGAGCCATCAAAAACAACTCGTAGTTTTGTGGTTAGGCTTTCACTTCGTAGAGCTGCGTGGTGTGGAAAGTAATACCTGCGATTTGCTGGTATGTCGATCTCTTCGTCGGGAATTCGTTCCATATGGCCCAACTCCAACTACTCGGTCATGAAATCACAATACATTCACTTGTAAACGGAATCGCTGGCAAACTTCCGTTGCATCGCTCTCAACCGATGAAGCGCCGCTGGGAGTGACTCACCTAATTGATGTATGGCTTCGTTGAATGGGAGGTTTACAATAAATCGACCTGAATCATCGCGCTGGAAAGTAGTTATTAGCTTCGGTTTTTCGGTTCGACCTCCCAGAACTGCCGGAGAACTTTGTCAATGTTCAATTCGACACACATGCTGACAATAGCTGAATCACATTGTATATCGTTTGTAACACCGATGTGGCCAGCAACAATCCAACCAAGGGTAGAATTCAAAGTGTAGCTGGCACTGGAGATCTTATTAAAATGTGCGGACGCCACACTTCAAGCAAAGAACAATTGGGCCGGACTCACCAGATGGTTACTGCTTCTGTATCCTGCGCTGCTGTTACCGCTGATGTCGGTTGGCGATTGATGATCGCCACGTGGGCCAATGAATGGTGGTTGGCGACTTCCACGTGTCGACGAATGGCGGTTTGGTCGATGGTGGCAATTGACGACCACAATTCCCCGCTAAAGCGATTTGCTGACGGATCGCTTCCTACCGGACAAGTTGAAGGCTGCCGGGGTCTCTCGTCCCGGGGTTTCCGCTGACCTGGCGCTTGGAAGAGATATATCCGTCGGCTACTCAAGACAATTACCATACTGCACAGATTTCACAATAGCACAATTAACGTTACCTGGCCTAGATTGATTTTAGACGCACAAATCTAGCCTACGACGCACACTATATTTACTTGCACTACTTGAACTAAACGAGGAGAATTAAATTAAATACAAATATCAAGTTCAACCACGTTGCTTTTTAACTTACAAATTAAATTACGAAACACGAGCAAAGCAAGACACTTCCACTGTTATCTGCGGTTCGGATGAAAGTGAGCGAAACCGTGATCCTCAGATTAAGGAACGTGACCTCGCCGAATTCAATTCGGATTTCCTGCGAACCTTTTCGACCGATTGGATGATTACGAGACGTTAATTTGACCGCTGGCTTTTCGTGCAATTTCGGGTGCAGCCACGTTTCTCTCTTGCCCAATCTTCCCGAAGACTTCCTTGGACCCGACCTTGATCTCGCGAAATCGAGCGCGGCGGAAATCGCGACCTATCGTTTTATGGTAATCGATCAGTGTCGTTTCGCTTTTGCTGGCCTACCATTTGGCGTACGTGACACAAATTAGCGTATGGAGAAACCTATGTGTTATAATTATGTATTTTGTTATCTATCCAAACTCTGGATCAGCCAGCATTAACGATTCCAGACACTGTAGTCGGGTTGAATCAATCCTTCGGCTTGGTAAGTTGATGGTCAGCTTGCTCAGCACATATGCTTTCGTTCGAATTATAGGTTCGTCGTTGAACCGAGAAAACAGGTCTAAGTCAACCATCCCTCTAGTGGTCTCCGATGTCCCACTAGCAATGCCCGATACGACAAGTTTTGCATTCTCTCTTCTCAACCCTAGCACTTTAACACAATGTTCCGAAATTAGCGATGATTGAGATCCACTGTCGATCATGGCTCTTACTGCGTGTAGCTGGCCATCTTTTCCCCTTAGACGAACGATAGCAGTCGGTAGTGTTCCAACGACGAGAGACGCAACTGTTTTGACATTTGCTAAATAGGATGTTACTTGCTTGGTACCTTCATCATTTTCTACATTGGTGAATGGTAGCTCTTCGACGGTTGAGATGTTGCTAGAAGACTCTGGATTACTGGTCAGGCATAGCATAGTGTGGTGCCTTTGCTGGCAATTCGGCGTACGGCATGAAGACTTGGAAGGACATGATTTCACACCGTGGTTAGGACGCAAACAATTAAAGCACAGCCTTGCGCGTTGTACCAATTCCCACCTGTCCTTCACTGAAGCTTCTTTGATAGTGACACACTGATAAATGGCATGATCAACTGAAGAGCACAAAGGACACAATTGTTGGGCAATACCAAAACTACTCATCTCCTTTTTAAACGCGGGacctttccttccttccttgtAGATCTCCTTCTTGACGTGTTCCATTTGTTTTCCTCCGAACGCAACACAGGTTTCAAATGCATCACATTTTCGTTTGAGGAATTTGAGCAGTTCCTGGAAGGTTGGGTtatctatccagctttccacgctcggcaATGGCGGCTTGTcactgtgtaaaaatcaatcggtcactgtactgtttgacactagctggaggaaaactcactggcgaaaaggccttttttcccttcccctcatccagtaacgccagtgagctttcctccagctagtgtcaaacagtacagtgaccgattgatttttacacagcgacaagccgccattaccgagcgtggaaagctggatatcaACGATATGTGTTGTGTAGCCCACTGTGATCGCAAACTGTCATCAAGTTTCTTGACAATTAGATGAATGAGCCATGGGTCTCTGGTCTCATACACTGGACCCAAGGCTTTGAGCTGGCGGATCACCTCGTCGGAGGTTGATACAAGTGATGACACAGCGAATTTTGGCTTGTCATACTGTTCGACCAAAGTGTCCCAAACTTCTTTGTAATTGACATCGGTGATTGCATAACTACTCACTAAGCTTTTTGCTTCTCCCTCCAAGTGATACATAAGAAGCTGTAGTTTGAGCGCATTCGTAAGGCTTTTCTTATCCACACTGCTGATAAAGATGTCCTTGAACGAAGCCCATTGCTTTCTATCTCCTTTAAATGTTGGAAGACTAAACGACGGTAGTTGTGTATCAATGGGATCTGCACGCATTCCGCGAAACTGGACAGCTAACTCCTCCATGGTAGTTGAAGCTGCAGCTTTCCTGGATAGCAAAGCTCTTTGCGTTTCCAAAAGCACACGAACGGCTTCCTTTAGTCCAATGTATGTCCCGTTCGTACTACTGCACAACGACCGTACCGGTTGCTTTTCTTCCTGCCAACGAGTATACAGTCCTTTGGTtgtgtagaacaatttttcgtaATCATCACGCACCGACGGCAATTCTTCCTCAGTTGTCGCGTCTTCTATTTCGCACTGAAGTTTATCGAAATTATCAGCTTCTGTACGCGATCGTTAAGCTCGAAAATCGGCGTTTCTCGTGTCACTTGTCCAGCACTTGCATGTTCCCGTTTCAGGCTCTCGAATTTCGTTTTTTCAACAACGCTTATATCGCGGCGAACCGATCGCGGATTCTCTGCTATCCGGAGCAAAAGGACCATATGTTTACCGGTGGAGCAACATACGCAAGTTGATGAAGCGGAAGACGACGAAAACCGACCAAGCAATTTGGATAAATCCTCGAAAATTGACTAAAATAAAAGACTATCGAAATA
The nucleotide sequence above comes from Armigeres subalbatus isolate Guangzhou_Male chromosome 3, GZ_Asu_2, whole genome shotgun sequence. Encoded proteins:
- the LOC134221420 gene encoding uncharacterized protein LOC134221420 — its product is MVLLLRIAENPRSVRRDISVVEKTKFESLKREHAKADNFDKLQCEIEDATTEEELPSVRDDYEKLFYTTKGLYTRWQEEKQPVRSLCSSTNGTYIGLKEAVRVLLETQRALLSRKAAASTTMEELAVQFRGMRADPIDTQLPSFSLPTFKGDRKQWASFKDIFISSVDKKSLTNALKLQLLMYHLEGEAKSLVSSYAITDVNYKEVWDTLVEQYDKPKFAVSSLVSTSDEVIRQLKALGPVDKPPLPSVESWIDNPTFQELLKFLKRKCDAFETCVAFGGKQMEHVKKEIYKEGRKGPAFKKEMSSFGIAQQLCPLCSSVDHAIYQCVTIKEASVKDRWELVQRARLCFNCLRPNHGVKSCPSKSSCRTPNCQQRHHTMLCLTSNPESSSNISTVEELPFTNVENDEGTKQVTSYLANVKTVASLVVGTLPTAIVRLRGKDGQLHAVRAMIDSGSQSSLISEHCVKVLGLRRENAKLVVSGIASGTSETTRGMVDLDLFSRFNDEPIIRTKAYVLSKLTINLPSRRIDSTRLQCLESLMLADPEFG